A region from the Silene latifolia isolate original U9 population chromosome 7, ASM4854445v1, whole genome shotgun sequence genome encodes:
- the LOC141590315 gene encoding uncharacterized protein LOC141590315: protein MAELDDDTILAEVRDYLRNRPTGPRSGPRQKPVDEFKITKFPEFVGGTDPEDYLEWERKIDRLFDFKDLDDNKRCKYAILKLTRGASLWYENLKAQRARAGKEKLASWDTLKRKLRKRYVPATHRLTLYKKIADLLQGRMSVNEYIDEFEKLSLMGEIEENQEQKMARFFRGLNRNIASSIELYPYADFDTLCGLCLKLEAQGKNRYGASEVSRSSNWSKSDQSKSMASGSNSNTVMTAVNTPATTVAPKATPPPRETSLSRVRCFKCQGFGHLQNSCPNKRNITLIEAMAVRDELFEQEDETLGGVFHLKMVPKLGLETTAHPKPYSLHWLDDGNKVKVTRQVRVGLAMGSYSDDVLCDVIPMDACHILLGCPWQFDRDVVHHGRSNEYELHDKGKKIVLRPMSPKDVRAMSAKRAKKPSLSVFANEQEIEQAIDDGEPVYMLIADEKKDVGATIVNEGPVKELLHEFKDVFPDDLPPGASLPNREAYRSNPEETKELQRQIDELMSRGYVRESLSPCAVPALLVPKKDGTWRMCIDSRVVNNITIKYRFPIPRLDDMLDELHGSVIFSKIDLRSGYHQIRMREGDEWKTAFKTKHGLYEWTIMPFGLTNAPSTFMRLMNEVLKPFLGRFVVVYLDDILIYSRSLEDHLVHLRQVFETLRAQQLYGKMEKCTFLVDSVVFLGYVVSKEGVSVNQSKIEAINTITSPITECLKKGALVWSEAAQRAFEEIKKRLCEAPVLALPDFTQPFEVECDASGVGIGAVLIQGKRPIAYFSEKLGGARLNYSTYDKEFYAIVRALDHWSHYLRPSHFILYSDHESLKHINGQQKLSPRHAKWVEFLQSFHFSSKYKDGKSNVVADALSRRYSLISTLDIRLLGFETLKDYYVEDGDFHEIYVECQTGAFKYFVFQDGF, encoded by the exons ATGGCTGAGCTAGATGATGACACCATACTGGCTGAAGTACGAGATTACCTACGTAATAGGCCAACGGGACCCAGAAGTGGACCGAGACAGAAACCCGTGGATGAGTTCAAAATCACGAAGTTTCCGGAATTTGTTGGTGGGACCGATCCTGAAGATTACTTGGAATGGGAACGAAAGATTGATAGGCTGTTCGATTTCAAGGATCTTGATGACAATAAACGTTGTAAGTATGCAATTCTCAAACTTACTCGAGGGGCTTCATTGTGGTATGAGAATTTGAAGGCTCAAAGAGCACGGGCTGGAAAGGAGAAACTTGCTTCTTGGGATACGTTGAAACGAAAGCTAAGGAAGAGATATGTACCGGCAACGCATAGACTTACCTTATACAAGAAAATTGCTGATTTGTTGCAAGGTAGGATGAGTGTTAATGAATATATTGACGAATTTGAGAAGCTTTCTTTAATGGGAGAGATAGAAGAAAATCAGGAGCAAAAGATGGCACGATTTTTTCGTGGTTTGAATCGAAATATTGCTAGTTCCATTGAGTTGTATCCGTATGCTGATTTCGATACATTATGTGGCTTGTGTTTGAAACTTGAGGCGCAGGGAAAGAACAGGTATGGGGCGAGTGAAGTAAGTAGGTCGAGCAATTGGAGTAAGTCTGATCAATCCAAATCTATGGCGTCAGGCTCAAATTCTAATACGGTGATGACGGCCGTGAACACCCCTGCAACAACCGTGGCTCCTAAGGCTACTCCACCTCCGAGGGAAACAAGCCTTTCTAGGGTTCGTTGTTTTAAATGCCAAGGATTTGGCCACCTTCAGAATTCTTGTCCGAATAAACGAAACATAACCTTAATAGAGGCCATGGCTGTTAGGGACGAGTTATTTGAGCAGGAAGATGAGACATTGGGAGGCGTGTTTCATCTCA AGATGGTTCCTAAGCTTGGGTTAGAGACAACGGCTCATCCTAAGCCTTATTCTTTGCATTGGCTCGATGACGGTAATAAAGTGAAAGTAACCAGGCAGGTCCGAGTTGGGTTGGCAATGGGTTCATACAGTGACGATGTTCTTTGCGATGTTATTCCAATGGACGCGTGTCATATCCTTTTGGGGTGTCCGTGGCAGTTTGATCGAGATGTTGTGCACCATGGTCGGAGTAACGAGTATGAGCTACATGACAAAGGCAAGAAGATTGTGCTACGACCAATGTCACCTAAAGATGTTCGAGCTATGAGTGCCAAGCGAGCTAAGAAACCTAGCTTATCTGTTTTTGCTAATGAGCAAGAAATTGAGCAAGCTATAGACGATGGTGAGCCCGTGTATATGTTAATTGCTGATGAGAAAAAAGATGTCGGTGCAACAATTGTAAATGAAGGACCCGTCAAAGAGTTAttgcacgagttcaaagatgtaTTTCCCGATGATTTGCCACCAG GTGCGTCGCTTCCTAATAGAGAAGCCTATAGGAGTAATCCCGAGGAGACAAAGGAGTTGCAAAGACAAATTGATGAGCTCATGAGTCGAGGCTATGTTCGTGAAAGTTTAAGCCCATGTGCTGTTCCGGCATTActtgtaccaaagaaagacgggacTTGGAGAATGTGCATCGATAGTAGGGTCGTGAATAACATTACAATCAAGTATCGATTCCCAATTCCGAGGCTGGACGACATGTTAGATGAGCTCCATGGGTCCGTTATTTTCTCAAAGATTGATTTAAGAAGCGGTTACCATCAGATTCGAATGAGAGAAGGTGATGAATGGAAAACAGCTTTTAAGACTAAGCATGGATTATATGAATGGACcatcatgcctttcggtcttacAAATGCTCCGAGTACTTTTATGAGGTTAATGAACGAGGTGCTTAAACCATTCTTGGGCAGGTTCGTTGTTGTTTATCTAGATGACATTCTTATTTACAGTAGAAGCTTGGAGGATCATCTTGTCCATCTTAGACAAGTATTCGAGACCCTTAGAGCACAACAACTCTACGGGAAAATGGAGAAGTGTACATTTTTGGTGGATAGCGTGGTATTTCTTGGCTATGTCGTTTCAAAAGAAGGAGTTTCAGTCAATCAATCTAAGATCGAAGCAATCAA CACCATAACCAGTCCTATCACGGAGTGTTTGAAGAAAGGAGCGTTAGTTTGGAGTGAAGCAGCCCAAAGAGCATTTGAGGAGATCAAGAAGCGGCTTTGTGAGGCTCCTGTATTAGCCTTACCTGATTTTACACAACCTTTTGAAGTTGAATGTGATGCTAGCGGTGTTGGAATTGGAGCCGTGCTTATACAAGGTAAACGCCCCATTGCTTACTTTTCTGAAAAGTTGGGAGGAGCGAGACTTAATTATTCAACTTACGATAAGGAATTCTATGCTATTGTGAGAGCTCTTgatcattggagtcattatcttCGTCCGAgtcattttattttatattcgGACCATGAATCTTTGAAACATATAAACGGGCAGCAGAAGTTAAGCCcgaggcatgctaaatgggttgaGTTTTTGCAATCGTTTCATTTTTCTTCAAAGTATAAGGATGGTAAGAGTAACGTTGTTGCTGATGCTCTATCTCGCCGTTATTCTTTGATTTCTACACTCGATATTCGGTTGCTTGGTTTCGAAACTTTGAAGGATTATTATGTTGAAGACGGGGATTTTCATGAGATATATGTCGAGTGCCAGACGGGTGCATTCAAATATTTCGTGTTTCAAGATGGcttttga